In one Juglans regia cultivar Chandler chromosome 11, Walnut 2.0, whole genome shotgun sequence genomic region, the following are encoded:
- the LOC118349824 gene encoding probable aldo-keto reductase 1, with product MAEEQSVQIPRVKLGSQGFEVSKLGFGCMGLSGIYNDPVPEEVGISIIKYAFTKGITFFDTADVYGANANEVLVGKVNAPANDILQGYSYSILLAPIQIPFLIYLCNSL from the exons ATGGCTGAAGAGCAGAGTGTTCAGATTCCGAGAGTGAAGCTTGGGAGTCAGGGATTTGAG GTTTCAAAACTGGGGTTTGGCTGTATGGGGCTTTCCGGAATCTACAATGATCCTGTCCCCGAAGAGGTTGGCATATCAATCATCAAGTATGCATTCACTAAAGGAATCACATTCTTTGATACGGCTGACGTGTATGGAGCAAATGCTAATGAAGTTTTGGTGGGAAAGGTAAATGCACCTGCAAATGATATTTTACAGGGTTATTCATATTCAATCTTGCTAGCTCCAATACAGATTccttttctcatttatttatgCAACTCTTTGTAG